From a single Rutidosis leptorrhynchoides isolate AG116_Rl617_1_P2 chromosome 5, CSIRO_AGI_Rlap_v1, whole genome shotgun sequence genomic region:
- the LOC139848542 gene encoding uncharacterized protein yields the protein MQSLNGKLASLSRFLSKGAERQLPFLKVLKGCLGAKKIIWTEEADRAFIDMKAHIANLPTLTSPQIGETLYLYLATSKECISAVLVAERERVQVPIYFVSRVLQGAEVNYPELEKLTLALVHTARKLRRYFQARPIIVLTNKQIRQVLMRSEKSGRMAKWAIEFGEHDIDFQARHSIKAQVLADFMAETTETNEENYSTFAQIITPTIETKEWKLFTDRASSSDGSGAGLMLINPEGQEFTYTLRFEFSTINNEAEYEALLAGLIIAKEMKIEHLKAFVDSQLIANQVLGIFEARQPIIQLYLSKVRELVESFRSFTIEHVRRSQNKKADALSKLASITCAHLAKEVLVEVLEKRSIEAQEVHDLIIEEENTWMKPLREYLELGILPEDKKEARKILIKAPSYKIMNRALYQKSFLTPWLRCVGPNQASIIIREMHDGICRLHTGPRSIVAKILRMGYYWPTMHEDTVTLLRTCEPCQIHAKVQKQPKQEMISVLSAWPFFKWGIDLVGPLTEAPGG from the coding sequence ATGCAGAGTTTAAACGGGAAGCTAGCGTCGTTAAGTCGTTTCCTGTCCAAGGGGGCTGAGAGGCAATTGCCTTTCCTTAAAGTTTTAAAGGGATGCTTGGGAGCGAAGAAAATAATATGGACCGAGGAAGCTGATAGGGCTTTCATTGATATGAAGGCACACATAGCTAATTTGCCAACACTGACGTCACCTCAGATAGGAGAAACACTGTACCTCTATCTAGCCACGTCCAAGGAATGCATCAGTGCGGTGTTAGTGGCAGAACGCGAAAGGGTACAGGTCCCGATATATTTCGTAAGCCGAGTCCTACAAGGTGCAGAAGTCAACTACCCAGAGCTCGAAAAGCTCACACTTGCTCTGGTTCACACTGCGAGGAAACTACGGAGGTATTTCCAAGCCCGCCCTATTATTGTGTTAACTAACAAGCAAATCAGACAGGTTCTTATGAGGTCAGAAAAGTCGGGAAGGATGGCCAAATGGGCCATAGAGTTCGGGGAGCACGACATCGACTTCCAAGCTCGCCATTCAATCAAAGCTCAAGTGCTGGCAGACTTCATGGCAGAAACAACAGAAACAAATGAAGAAAACTACTCCACCTTCGCACAAATTATCACTCCGACTATTGAAACGAAGGAATGGAAATTGTTCACTGATAGAGCCTCTAGCTCTGATGGCTCGGGGGCAGGACTTATGTTAATTAATCCAGAGGGACAAGAGTTTACTTACACGCTTCGTTTCGAGTTCAGCACAATTAATAATGAAGCAGAATACGAAGCTCTGCTCGCCGGGCTCATAATAGCAAAGGAAATGAAAATTGAACATTTGAAAGCCTTCGTAGACTCGCAACTCATCGCAAACCAAGTCCTGGGTATCTTCGAAGCAAGACAGCCAATCATACAACTCTATCTGTCGAAAGTCAGAGAACTTGTAGAAAGCTTCAGAAGCTTCACAATAGAACATGTGAGGAGAAGTCAAAACAAAAAAGCAGATGCTCTGAGCAAGTTAGCCTCCATCACCTGCGCACACCTGGCAAAGGAAGTGTTGGTTGAAGTGTTAGAAAAAAGATCCATCGAAGCTCAAGAAGTCCACGACCTAATCATCGAAGAAGAAAACACGTGGATGAAGCCGCTAAGGGAATATTTGGAGCTCGGAATATTACCGGAAGACAAAAAAGAGGCAAGAAAGATCCTGATCAAGGCACCATCATACAAGATAATGAACAGAGCtttataccaaaaatctttcctcacCCCGTGGCTTCGCTGTGTTGGGCCGAACCAAGCTTCGATAATCATCAGGGAAATGCACGACGGCATCTGTAGACTCCATACCGGACCAAGGTCAATAGTGGCAAAGATACTAAGGATGGGGTATTACTGGCCAACCATGCACGAAGATACAGTCACGCTCTTACGAACCTGTGAGCCATGCCAGATCCACGCTAAAGTTCAGAAACAGCCAAAACAAGAAATGATATCAGTGTTATCAGCATGGCCTTTCTTTAAGTGGGGCATAGACCTAGTAGGTCCGCTAACCGAAGCACCGGGAGGTTAA
- the LOC139848543 gene encoding uncharacterized protein has product MKIPSHLGYYEGKDDPDNFINIFEGVARMSRWDTAVACHAFSYVLKSDARVWFDSLAKDSISIFEDLKRLFRSKFRQQKKHKKNHVAAHSIKQKDGEALRDFLVRFTDETQQIPGLPESQRISGLLYGCRTRALVEHLSRDLPDTYEMLLDKAYVWLDAKDTANSFVYGETQGFKRKEKPSHREEKSGRKNERNRFSPYRRENTSGILGMLMKSPKEILATEKVAQAFKAPPKLNSKGKMRDTSKFCDFHNDFGHETDDCIQLRQAIEEVVRSGKLTHLVKGIHNPKVPKQEPRPEEKKPDANNAILMVAECFAVEKIRTYKRGRKNGVIDWEEISFPALDTITPSDKPVTINGRIFEREVHRVYLVGGSACDIMYEHCFDQLSPAIKARLSPPRVPLIRFSRERCWPIREVDLDFTIGEPPISRIETLDFVVVRAVSQHNILLGRVAMMKMGIIASTIHQLVKFYTPEGIGTLASTYDREKVIMAIRETEERPGECILETREEGSNEDKISVNPLFPEQQVVIGGSLPPKTKKKLRKLLQANIDSFAWEYGDMTGIPRVLSIDRTTFSMEHKLNEYKHLEPIHQKKRNLANERDEAACKEVEELLQAGIIREAKYPTWVANPVMVKKSDGGWRMCVDFTNINKAFPKDCYPLPEIDWKVESLTGYKYKCFLDAYKGYHQIQMAEEDEEKTSFFTSKRIYCYRKMPFGLKNAGATYQRLVDKVFRK; this is encoded by the coding sequence ATGAAGATACCTTCCCACTTGGGATATTACGAAGGGAAAGACGACCCTGACAATTTTATAAACATCTTCGAGGGAGTGGCTCGAATGTCACGGTGGGATACAGCTGTGGCTTGTCACGCGTTCTCGTATGTGCTCAAAAGTGATGCGAGAGTCTGGTTCGACTCTCTAGCGAAGGATTCTATCTCCATCTTCGAGGACCTGAAACGACTCTTCAGGTCGAAATTTAGACAGCAAAAGAAACATAAGAAGAATCATGTCGCTGCCCACAGCATCAAGCAGAAAGATGGAGAAGCTTTGAGGGATTTTCTCGTCCGGTTTACGGACGAAACTCAGCAGATTCCCGGACTCCCCGAGTCGCAAAGGATCTCGGGACTCTTATACGGTTGCAGAACGCGAGCATTAGTGGAACATCTCAGCCGAGATCTTCCCGACACTTATGAAATGTTACTAGACAAAGCATACGTTTGGCTAGATGCAAAGGATACTGCGAATAGCTTCGTCTACGGAGAAACACAAGGTTTTAAACGAAAAGAAAAACCAAGTCACCGTGAAGAAAAGTCCGGGCGAAAGAACGAGCGAAATAGGTTCTCCCCCTATAGAAGGGAAAACACCTCTGGTATCCTTGGAATGCTGATGAAGTCACCCAAGGAAATCCTAGCTACCGAGAAGGTAGCCCAAGCTTTCAAAGCTCCACCGAAGCTAAACAGCAAGGGAAAGATGAGGGACACAAGCAAATTTTGTGACTTTCATAATGACTTCGGGCATGAAACGGACGACTGCATACAACTGAGGCAAGCCATAGAAGAAGTAGTTAGGTCCGGGAAACTAACGCACTTGGTGAAAGGCATACACAACCCGAAGGTGCCGAAGCAGGAACCCAGACCCGAAGAAAAGAAGCCAGATGCAAACAATGCCATACTAATGGTTGCAGAATGCTTCGCAGTGGAAAAGATAAGAActtacaaaagggggagaaagaatgGAGTGATAGATTGGGAAGAGATCTCTTTCCCAGCCTTAGATACCATCACTCCCTCCGACAAACCCGTCACAATCAACGGGCGAATCTTTGAAAGAGAGGTACATCGAGTTTACCTGGTTGGTGGTAGCGCATGCgacattatgtatgagcattgtttcgACCAGCTTAGCCCCGCCATTAAAGCTCGCCTGAGTCCACCAAGGGTACCCCTAATCAGATTCTCTAGGGAAAGATGTTGGCCAATCAGAGAAGTTGACCTCGACTTCACCATCGGAGAGCCGCCAATATCCAGAATAGAAACGCTAGATTTTGTAGTAGTCAGAGCCGTCTCGCAGCACAACATCCTACTAGGAAGGGTGGCCATGATGAAAATGGGGATAATTGCATCTACCATACATCAACTAGTGAAGTTCTACACACCTGAAGGAATTGGTACCCTAGCTTCCACCTATGATCGAGAGAAGGTTATCATGGCAATCAGGGAAACAGAGGAAAGACCAGGAGAATGTATCCTTGAAACCCGAGAAGAAGGGTCGAACGAAGATAAGATCTCCGTCAACCCCCTGTTCCCCGAGCAACAAGTAGTTATTGGAGGTTCACTACCTCCGAAAACGAAGAAGAAGCTTCGTAAACTACTGCAGGCCAACATCGACAGCTTCGCTTGGGAATACGGAGATATGACAGGTATTCCTCGGGTGCTCAGTATCGACAGGACAACCTTCTCTATGGAACACAAGCTCAATGAATATAAACACCTAGAGCCCATACATCAAAAGAAAAGAAACCTTGCCAATGAAAGAGATGAGGCTGCTTGCAAGGAAGTTGAAGAACTGCTCCAGGCTGGTATTATCCGAGAAGCAAAATATCCCACCTGGGTTGCTAACCCCGTCATGGTGAAGAAATCTGACGGAGGGTGGAGAATGTGCGTCGATTTCACAAATATCAACAAAGCTTTCCCCAAGGATTGCTACCCCCTACCGGAGATCGATTGGAAGGTAGAATCCCTAACTGGGTACAAGTACAAGTGCTTCCTCGATGCCTACAAAGGCTACCACCAGATTCAAATGGCTGAAGAAGATGAGGAGAAGACATCGTTCTTCACAAGCAAGAGAATATATTGCTATAGGAAAATGCCCTTCGGATTGAAAAACGCCGGAGCTACCTACCAAAGACTGGTGGACAAAGTTTTCCGTAAGTAA